CTTAATGTACGGCTCAGTTGTGAACTGGCTGAATCGTAAATATTATAACCCCACATAGCCAAAGCTGCGCCGACGATAATCAGTATGATACCTATAATTTTATTATTCATTTGAACCCCTAGTTTTTATTATAAAGTTGAGTTAAATCTATTTGTACATATACTGCCCAGATATAGAGTACTACGTCCAGCCAAGTTGTTGAAGGCCAATAGTATAGGATGCATTAAGGGGACGAAAGGCTTGCATGCGCCTCAGCCTTTGCCTGCCTCACATGCATCGAAAAACTTCGTTGTTGTGGTTAATGAATCACTCATTGGTTAATTCGCTTATTACTCGACGTGAATACTTTGTATAGCATTACATTTTTGTAGTAACACTTAACACTCTCGTTAATGGGTTAATAATTGTTGGCTAAAATAAGTGACCAAGGAGCAAAAGCCAACTGTATTTTGTTTAATAGCTTGTTATAAGCCGCTTAATTCAAACCTATATCATTTAATATCCATTTTAATTGAGGATCTTGTTTTGAAATATAGTCATCAATTGATACCCCTATATTAATATCAGGGTATAACGCATCCTTAATATCACTAGTGAAATGATACAACCGTTTTGAATATGTCACTTCTAGGTTGGAATTAGGTAGAACAAACTGCCCCATATCTTGATACCCTGAAGGTTTAGCACCTGTAGGCTCACCAATTAATTTTGCGTTCAGTAATTGTGAAAACTGGGCTGCGTTACTCATTGCAGCAGAGAAAGTGGCATTATCAATAAGAACATAAACTCCGGATTTCCAATCTATACTGTCAGCCAGCACAAGAAGTTGAGCCAACTTTAAACCTACAAAAAAGTCTCCACCATAATTGTCTCTAAGGTCAATTATTAATTTTTTGGATTTGTTTTTTTTAATGAAAGACAATAAATCTTCGCCCAATGATTCCATTTTTGAAATTGATGTGTAACGGCGAAATTTAAAATATACTACTTTCTTATCATTTAACGACCCAAACCAAAGATCCTCGTTTAATTTTTCCTCAATAGAAAACATAGAATTGTTTAGATATGAGAGTTCGGCTGTGTACTCATTTGAATAAGAAGGTGTTAATTGTTGTTCAATTAGCTCTTTGCCTATTATGAATGTGAATCGAGCTTGAAATGTATCGTTAATGATTCCTAGCCCATTAAGTAACTCGGCTTTTGGGATATATTGCGCTGCTCTTACTTGCGTTGAGTATTGATTTTCAGAAAAAGGTGTTAGTTGAGAAAATGAACGATAGATTTCGTCTGCATTCTTATTGTTAATTTTCTCAAGTCTTGCTCCAAGGAGGTGCTTAAAATCCTTGGTAGCTTTAATTACATAAAGCTTTCCCATGATCATTTTTAACTGAATAGGAAAGCTTTTTAATTTAGCCCCCCATAAAGGAAATGATGTATGTCCATCACCAATTTTGTGTGTCAACTTCATCAGTTCAACTAATAACTGATTTTTTGTTAAAGAAGATAAAGAGCTTTTAAGTTGAGATATGTCTTTATTAAAGTTCTGTTTAGAAATTGTATGATATAGATCTATATGTTTTTCAGACAAGTGTTGAGAGTAAAATTCAAGATCATCTTGCCAACTTTTAACCTCTAAATCCGTAATGCCAAAACAATGGAGAGAAATCATTGATAATAAAATTGAAAGGGAAAGTTTCACTTGGGATTCCTTTAGGCTTATAACGCCCGGATAAAGGGCTGGTAATAGTTTTGCTAAAATGTGAAGCGAAGTGGAACCGAGCAAACTGTTAGCAGTCCAGTTCTTAATGCGCTTGTATGGTGTTTCTAAGCCATTTTAATGCTTTTTCTTTATCTAAAAATGTTTGTGTACTACTATCAGAGTGTTTTTCAAGTACTTGAGCTTGGATACTATTAGAAATCACAACTGCTGTTTTTATACATCCGTTTGTATTGAACCAATTCCATATGAATTGGCATCTCTTGATTGTTTCAGGAGAACCAAGGACTTCTGAATCCCACATTTCTAGATGCTTCCATTTGTTATAAGTTCTATTTAATACAGATTCTTGTAGTAAAGGTACGCTAACCTCTATACCTTCTTCGTTAAATGGACCTTTGACTATTAAAGCAAAAATGTCTTCTACCCATGAGAAAGAAATGTTCCCGTGACTATTCATATGTTCCTTAATATTTTAAAGATTTAAATTGAATAAACTTAGTTAAATGATCTGATTACCTACTCTGAGTATCACTGACACCTATCGCCGTAATAAGCGGCTAAGTAATGCTTGCTAAAATGTGAAACGAAGCGGAGCCGAGCAAGCATTACGTGTCCGACGTGATTGGGGATTGAATTATGGATAGCATAAGTGTAAATCAATTTAGAGACAACTTAAAAACATACGTAGAGAAAACAGTTAGCGAACATGAACCTATAAAGGTTAATAGACGAGCTGGTGATGCTTTTATTGTAATGAGTGCTGAAGATTGGGAACGCGAGCAAGAAACTTTACAGGTTTTACAGAGCAATAGTTTGATGCAACAAATTGCTGATTCGATGAAAACACATACCAAAAATAAAGGCTATAAACCAACACAAGAGCAATTAGATGAGATCACTAACCTTTGAAGGTAAGACGTGGCTCATATACGAGCAATTAAGAGAAAAAGATAAAAGACTTCATAAAGCACTATGCAAAATGCTCCCTTTCTACAAATGAGAACTTTTACACTCCGTTAAAAGTGGCACTTACACTAGACTGTGTATTTACACAGTTGATTATTGTTTTATTTGGATATTTATGTTTTCCGTTTTTATGGCTTATGTCGCTGAAAAATGCAATTTAGAAGATACGCTAAACGAACTATTGAGACTTATTGGTATTGGATAAAAGCGTTTATTAACTTTAACGCGAAGCAGCGCCCTAATCTTTTACACGATCGAGAAGTGGAGAGTATTCTTACCTACCTAATAACACACATCAATGTTACACCTAAAACCCAAGCTGTAGCATTAAATGCGCTGGTTTTCATGTGTCGGCACATATTGAGCAACCCATTAACTTTGGAGTTAACGTCTACACGGTTAAGTGCTGATCCTGAAACAGGAGAGATCAGGCACATCATATTAATCGCACCGTATTACGAAAAGCGATTAAATAGGCAGGTATTGTATCTGGTGTAAATACGCAAGTGACTAGTCATACTTTGCATCATTCATTTTTCTACTCATCTACTTCAATGTGGCACCAATATTACAACCATACAAAAGTAGCTAGGCCACATCGATATCCGAACAACACAAGTCTACACGTATGAAATAAAACAGGGGGCTAATGGTGTCAATAGCCCCTGGATGATTTACGTAGCTTTGGTTTTTGAATAAAGCTACTTTGTTGCGCCTTTCATATCACGCACAAATTCGCCTAAAACGTTAAGCATAGCGGCGTTATCGCTTAAATTATTTTCAATAATTTTAACCACAGCCGAGCCACTAATTGCGCCTTTAGCGCCACTTGTTATGGCTTGCTTAACTTGTTCAGGAGATGAAATACCAAAGCCCAATATCGCTGGGGCTGCTTGGTATTCATTAAGCGCGTTAATTAAACTGTCGGCTGGCATATTGGCTTTGGTTTCTGTGCCAGTAACACCTGCGCGGCTAAGTACGTAGGTGTAACCTTTACTAAAGGCGGCTACTTCTTTTAATGTCTCTGTACTGGCATTAGGCGGAGCAATAAAGATTGGTGCAATATTGTTTGCTAACGCGGCTTGTTTAAACGGTTCGCTTTCTCTAATAGGAACATCGGCAATTAAAATGGAGTCAACACCTGCTTGGTTCATATCACGGTAAAAGTTATTAATTCCTCGGGCAAATACTAAGTTGCCATACAGTAATAATCCAATAGGAATTTGCGGTGCGTATTCGCGTACCTTCCTTAAAATTTCAATACAAGTGTCTGTATTTACGTTTGAACTTAATGCTCGAATGCCAGCATCTTGAATAGTAATACCGTCAGCACTTGGGTCAGAAAACGGAATACCTAGTTCAAGTGCGTCCGCGCCGTTGTCAATTAGGGTTTTAATGATCTCGAACGATTGCTCAGGGTTAGGGTCGCCAATGGTAACAAAAGGAATAAAAGCACCTTCGTTTTGCGCTGACAAACGTTCAAACAATTGGTTGTATCGTGCGCCTACTGGTTTGTTATGTTCGTTCATTACGATACTCCTTCTGATGAACTAGTTGCAGGGGACAAAATAGAATGAACGTGGGCTAGGTCTTTATCGCCTCGACCAGATAAGTTCACTAAAAAAACCGTGTCTTCAGTGACCACATCAGCCATTTTCATAGCTTGAGCAAGTGCGTGTGATGATTCTAACGCCGGAATAATGCCTTCGTTCATTGCCAATGCTTGGAATGCCTCTAATGCTTCATCGTCGTTAATAGGCACATATTGTGCGCGACCAGTTTCTTTTAAAAACGCATGTTGTGGACCAACACCAGGGTAATCAAGCCCCGCTGAAACAGAGTATGATTCTTCAATTTGACCGTTCTTGTCTTGCATAATGTAGGTGTAGTTACCGTGTAACATACCTTTTGAACCCGCTGACAAAGTTGCGCCATGTTGGTCTGTATCAACACCTTTACCACCAGCTTCTACGCCAATTAGTTTGACGTCAGTTTCCTTGATAAAGTCATTAAACATACCAATAGCGTTTGAGCCACCACCAACACAAGCAATTACGTAGTCAGGTAATTTCCCTTCCTCTGCAAGTAGCTGTTGTTTGGCTTCTTCGCCGATCATTTTTTGAAATTCACGTACGATGGTAGGGAACGGGTGAGGGCCTGCGGCGGTGCCTAGTAAATAATGTGCATCTTCATAATTACCTGACCAGTCTCTTAACGCTTCGTTTACTGCATCTTTAAGTGTGCCACTACCAGCGGTGACGGGAATTACCGTTGCGCCCATTAATTTCATACGAAATACATTAGGTTGTTGGCGTTCACAGTCTTTTGCGCCCATGTAAACGCGACATTTTAAGCCCAATAATGAACAAGCAATAGCGGTGGCTACGCCGTGTTGACCAGCACCAGTTTCAGCGATAATCTCGGTTTTTCCCATACGTTTAGCTAACAGTGCTTGTCCTAACACTTGGTTAGTTTTATGGGCACCGCCGTGCAATAAGTCTTCACGTTTAAGGTAAATTTTTGCTTTTTTGTTTGTAGACAAATTTCTACATAAAGTCAGTGGTGTAGGACGTCCGGCGTAATTAGTTAAAAGGCCGTTGAACTCATCTAAAAAAGCTTGGTCGTTTTGTGAATCAATAAATGCTTGTTCAAGTTGCTCAAGCGCCGGCACAAGTAGTTCGCTAACGAACATGCCACCAAAGTCGCCAAAATAGGGCGCAAGTGTTTGGTTTTGATCCTTGTTATCATTTAAAAGTGTCATGTTAATAATTCCGTAGTTGGGCAAAAACTTCATTAATTTTTGCACTCGATTTTTCACCTGGGTTTGATTCAACACCTGAGTTGATATCAAGACCGAATAATTCTTGTTGATTAAGCACGTTAATGGCTTCATTTATGTTTTCTGTACTTAAGCCGCCTGCAAGAAAGCAACGATCTAAGGTTTGTTCTGTGTCATGTAAATGTTGCCATCGAAACACTTGGCCGCTACCGGCATTTTTGCCATCAAGCACGTAATGGCTTACGTCTAAATCAAGGTTTGGTACTTGCTCGTCAACGCTGGCCGCTTTCCATATTTGAACCGAGGTTGGTAGTTTCGCTTTTAAACGTGCCACATAGTCATTGTCTTCTTGTCCGTGAAGTTGTACCGCGGATAAATTAAGGCTGGTGGCAAGTTCAACAATGTCCATAATTTTATGGTTAACAAATACACCAACATAGTTTAGATTTGCTGGACTGTTGGTTATAGCAATGGCTTGTTCTTTGGTGACAAAACGCGGCGATTTTTCTGCAAAAATAAGCCCACCATAAACTGCTCCCGCTTGCGCCGCGTATTTAGCGTGTTCTGGTTTGGTTAAGCCACAAATTTTGTGGTGGCCAAATATCAGTTTGCGACAAGCAAGATCAATATTATTTTCAGCCATCACTGAACTGCCAACTAAAAAACCACTAACCGCAGGCGCTAGTTCTCGCACTTGTGCGTTGGTGTATATACCAGACTCTGAAATAACAATTCTGTCATCAGGAATATGTGGCGCAAATTCAAATGTACGTGCAATGTCGGTTGATAAATCACGTAAGTCGCGATTGTTAATACCAATTAATTTAGCGTCTAGCGTAATCGCCCGTTCAAGTTCTTCGTGGTTTGATACTTCTGTTAAAATTGATAAGTCGTAAGTTTTTGCGACATTAGCTAATTCAGTATATTGCTCGTCATTTAACACGCTTAGCATTAGTAAAATAGCATCTGCGCCATAATAACGGGCAAGGTGCACTTGGTAAGTGTCAATGAAGAAGTCTTTGTTTAACACCGGACAATTCACTAATCTACTGACCGTTTCTAGGTATTCATATTTGCCCTGAAAGTACTTTTCGTCGGTAAGTACGGATATACCTGCCGCGTATTTATCGTAAGTGTTAGCAATGTGTTCAACGTTAAAATCTTCTCTGATCAAGCCTTTTGACGGAGAAGCCTTCTTACACTCTAAAATAAAGCCCGCATTGTCTTGAGATAACGCATCATACAAGCACCTTGTCGACGGCGTAAGTTGGTTAATAAAGCTGTCTAATGGCAGCGATTGTTTATGCTGCGCAACCGTTTGCACTTTATCTTCTACAATTTTTGCTAAAACATTCGGTAACTTTTTAATGCTAGCAACGACTGATTCTGCCATGTGGTTAGCTGCCTTGTTCTTGTTGCTGGTTTGATATTAACACTAGTTCAGCAAGTGTTTCCGCCGCCTTACCTGAGGCCAACACTTCTGCTGCAATGTTTGCTGCATCTTTTAAGTTGTCTGTTTTTTCATGTAAGTAGAGTAGGGCTGCGCAGTTAATAATAACCGCTGCATTGTGCGCCTGTAGCCCGTTGCCCGCTAAAATAGCTTGAATAAAGGCCGCGTTCTCTTGAGGTGTACCGCCTTTAATGTCTTCAAGGGTATAGCTTTCTAAGCCAAAATCAGCAGGGCATATGGTTTTTGGGGTCAATTGACCTCTGTTAATTTCAGTTACTTGGGTTTGACCATGCAGTGCTATTTCGTCTAAACCACTACCATGGACTACCCAGCCGCGTTTCACACCAGTTAGTGGCAAAGCTTTAGCCATCACATCAATGAGCTCTGGTGTATAAACACCCAATAACATGGTTTCAGGTGAAGCAGGGTTGACCAATGGGCCTAAAATATTAAACAGGGTGCGAATGCCCATGGCTTTTCGCACCGGACCTGCGTGTTTAAAGCCGGGGTGATACGCCGGTGCATATAAAAAACATAAATTGGCGTTTGCCAAGCATTTCGCTGCCGTATCTGGCGACATGGTTAAGTTAACACCAAGCGCTTCAAGTAAGTCGGCAGAGCCTGACATTGACGAAACACTACGGTTGCCGTGTTTGGCCATTTTCAAGCCACAAGCGGCGGCTAGAATAGCAGCGGTTGTTGAAATATTAATGGTATTTGCGCCATCGCCACCTGTACCTACACAATCAGAGACGGCAAAATCTAACTCTGGGAATGCTGTTGCGTGTTGACGCACAGCAACGGCGGCTCCTGCGATTTCTTCTGATGTTTCACCTTTAATTTTTAGTGCGGTTAATACCGAGGCTAAATATTCAGGCGCAATATCACCTGTCATCACGTGGTTAAAAAATTCGGTTGTTTCGTTTTGAGTTAACGACGTGCCGCTAACAAGTTTATCTAGAATGTTGCTCATAATGTCTCTTCCTTTAGCTCATTTGTGTTTCTATTGCGCTTATGGGTGTTAAGCAAATGGCAAATCGCTTGTTTCAATAAATGGCTACCATAGGTCGTTAAAATTGACTCAGGGTGAAACTGAAAACCTAAGATGGCATCTTGAGGATGCTCCACTGCCATTACTAAAGAACTTTCTTTTGAAAATTCGACTTGCGCTGTGGTAATGAGTTGTTCGGGCATTTTGGTGGCCACTAATGAATGATAGCGCGCAACAGGCACAGGGTTTTGAATGGCTTGAAAAGCGCCTTTTGCCGTGTGCGTCATCATCGATGATTTACCGTGCACTATTTCTGGGGCGCGGCCGATAATACCACCGTAATGTTGAATGAGTGCCTGATGACCTAAACAAATGCCTAAAATGGGGAATTGTCCTACGGCTTTTTCAATTAACGTCATTAAACAGCCCGCGTCTGTTGGTTCACCAGGTCCTGGCGAAAGCACCAACATGGCATTATCGCCCGCAAGTTTAAGTTGTTCAATAATGTAGTCAGCGCTGATGGTGTTACGGTAGACCTTTGGCTCAAACCCTAGCTGATAAAATTCATCAACAAGGTTGTAGGTGAATGAGTCAAAATTATCTAACATGATAATTTGAGGTTTATTGCTGTTAAGCAAACTTGAATTGATTGTTTGTCCAGTCATTACTCGTTACCTCCTAACAACGTATTTGCTTTTTGAACAGCGGAGAGTACTGCTTGTGCTTTTTGACGAGTTTCGTTGGCTTCTGCTTGCGGGTTTGAATCGTAAACAACGCCTGCGCCTGCTTGAACGTGAGCAATACTGTGTTTCACAAACGCAGAGCGAATAACAATACAAGTGTCCATATCACCATTGCCCGTAATGTAACCAACCGCGCCACCGTAACTGCCGCGACGTTTCCCTTCACATTGCCTGATCAGCTGCGTTGCTTTAACTTTCGGGGCACCTGAAAGTGTGCCCATGTTCATGCAAGCTTGGTAGGCATGAAGGGCATCTAAATCAGGCTTTAATTCACCGCACACGCGTGACACTAAATGCATGACATGTGAGTAACGGTCGACTTTTAAAAGCTCCGCTACGTGTCTTGTGCCGGGGCTTGAAACACGAGCGATATCGTTACGGGCTAAATCAACTAACATGGTGTGCTCGGCAAGCTCTTTTTGGTCTTGTCTTAGCTCAAGTTCAATGCGGCTGTCTAAATCCAGTGAGAGTTTACCTGAGCTGTCAAAGCCGCGAGGACGAGTGCCAGCAATAGGGTAAAGCTCTACTTGTCTATTTGAGTGTTGATATTTCAAAGCCGACTCAGGTGAAGCGCCAAACATGACAAAATCATCATCTTTTAAGTAAAACATGTATGGACTAGGGTTTGTCTGTTTTAGCACTTTGTAAGCCATAACAGAGTCAGGGCAAGCCAGTGAGAATGTACGAGATGGTACGACTTGGAAAATGTTACCCGCACGAATGTGTTCTTTTAAGTCATCAACAATGGCGCAAAACTGCTGGTCGGAAATATCCACCGATACATTATTGATGAGCTTATCATCGCCAGTGCTTTTTACTGGTGCATTAATTAAGACTTCATTATCGCTGTCCGAAATACCCGTCGTTAATGTTTCTTTGATGTTGGATAAGCGTCGACTGATTTCAAAATAACATTTTTGTTGGTTTGGTCCTGAAAATACGTTACCAATAATTTCGCTAGCACGCTTTTCGTGGTCGATAATCACTAACGTTTCTGCCAGATAAAAAACAAAGTCAGGACAAGTGTTATCACCGTCTTCTACTTCGGGTAATGTTTCAGCAACTGACATTAAGTCAAAAGCAAAAGCGCCACCTAAAAATATCGCAAACGGGTGATGGTCTTCATTGCTCATTGCTTCAAAGCAACGTAGTGCTTCAAAGACATTAGTGGCTTTAAGGCGAGCGTTTTCGTCTAAATTACTGTCAACGGCGGAGAATGTCGCGACTAAGCTAAGGTCAGTTGCTTCAATGTGCGCTTCATCTTGAAGTTTCGTTTTGGCAAAAGCTAATGCAGCTTGTCCGTTTAGTGTTAAAGCGCTCATTTTGACTTGATTACCGCAACATACAATTTTTACTGCTGCGTCGGTTAATAATAAGCTCTTCAACTGATGCTTTTTATCTATTTCGGCGGACTCTAATAAGACACTATTGTTTTTGTCACCGCACAGGCGTTGATAAACCGCGAGCGGATCTTTTTGATAGTTTGCACTGCCAAATAGCGTATTTACTGAGCCAATTTCTGTGTTTATGTTCGTTTTCATAATGAATGCTTTAAAGGCTTTTACCAGCCGCCGTAATAAAAGGTTTAATGTCTGCCATTAACTGGGCAAAGTCATCGGCAGTAAGTGCTTGATGACCATCAGATAGCGCTTCTTTAGGGTTTAAATGCGCTTCGACAATGATACCGTCAGCACCCACCGCAGCAGCTGCTCGTGAAAGTGGATTGATGAGCGATTTAACGCCGGTGCCGTGAGATGGGTCAACTAACACGGGTAAGTGTGTCTTTTCTTTGAGGTAAGCCACGGCGTTCAAATCAAGGGTATTGCGTGTCGCGGTTTCAAACGTGCGAATGCCACGTTCGCATAAAATAACGTTAGGGTTGCCGGCATCGACAATGTATTCAGCCGCCAGCAATAATTCTTCAATGGTGGCACTCATGCCTCGTTTAAGTAAAACAGGCTTATTTTGTTTACCAACGGCTTCAAGTAAACGATAGTTCTGCATGTTTCTGGCGCCAATTTGAAAGCAATCAACATAAGTTGACATTAAATCAGCATCACTGGGGTCGATAATTTCTGACACAACGGGGAGCTGATATTGGGTTTTCGCGGCTTTAAGTAATTTTAATCCTTCCTCGCCTAACCCTTGGAAACTGTATGGGCTGGTGCGGGGTTTGTATGCACCACCTCGTAATAATGGCACTTGATGAGATTTGATCATTTCGGCGACACTGAATAGCTGTTCTTGGCTTTCTACTGAGCAAGGCCCAGCAATTACGGTGAAGTTTCCACCTCCAACTTTAACGCCACCAATTGAAATAGTCGAGTCGTGCGCTTGAAGTTCGCGACTTACCAATTTATAGGGACTTAATACTGGCTTGATTTGGTCAACCATAGGGTAGCTGTCTAAGTGCAGTTGTCTTAGTACACGTTCATCCCCGAGTGCACCTAATACGGTGCGTTCTACACCGGGCATATAAAGTGGTTTTAAGCCAAGGCTGGCAATTTTATCTAGAATTTCGTTAGCATCGCTTTCAGATGCGTTTGGTTTTAATACAATAATCATCAGTTTTCCTTTATTCGTTAGTTTCTCGTGTCATCCGGCGTAAATGGGCAATAGCCACCACATAAACCAACTTTTTACTTTTATCGTTAACATTACTTTTACCTTGTTTGTAGGCTTCTTTGTTTATCAAAACAACAAGCTTAAGAACGAAAAAACCCGCTTAAAAAGCGGGTCCTCATAATATTTTTTGCGTATACGCAAACATCACAACCCACTTATGTAGAGTTATGCCACCACCAAATCATTGTGTTTGTTTGTTTTGCGAATTGCATGTTTTGTCCTAGTATTTTCTCAAGTCTCGTTTATTCAAACTGATCAAAACATTGCCTTGCGGATACTTGTTTCAATAGCCAGTGAATAAGCGTAAAATAATCACCCATATAGAAGACATCAAATTTGAATCTATGTCAACTGCTGTTTCAGACAATATTAATCAAAAACAAACTAATAAGCGTTTCGACCTGCATAGCCATACTAATCTTTCTGATGGCAAATTATCTCCGAAAGAGCTGATAGACAGGGCGGAGAACTTCCAGCTTGATGTGCTGGCAATAACTGACCACGACACGACTGCGGCATTAGATATTGCCAATCGGTATATCAGTGAAACAAATAAAAAAATCGAATTGGTCAATGGTATTGAGTTTTCTACTAGTTGGAGGAACTTTGAAATTCATATTGTGGGTTTAAATATCGACCCTGATAATGAAAGCCTGCAATCACTGATAAGTAATCAGCAAAATGCGCGTGAACAGCGAGCAATAGCTATGGGCGAAAAATTAGCAAAGTGCGGTTTTGATAACATGCTAGAAAAAGCCAAGTTGCTTGCCGGTGAGGGTAGTATAACGCGAGCACATTTTGCCCAAGTATTATTGAATGAAGGGGCTGTGCCGAAAATGCAGGCAGCATTCGATAAATACATTGGCAAAGGTAAGCGTGCTTTTGTCAAACCTACATGGTGTGATATTTCTAACGCGGTTGATGCTATTCATCAAGCGGGCGGCGTTGCAGTAATGGCGCACCCCATGCGATACGACATGACCGCTAAATGGTTAAAACGCCTGTTGAGTGATTTTAAAGCCGCTGGCGGTGACGGCATGGAAATCGTATTGCCGCAAATGAACCCCGAACAAAGACGACTTATGCTAAGTTATTGTCTAGAATATGAATTGTATGCGTCGCTTGGTTCAGATTTTCACTACCCAAGTAAATGGAGTGATCTTGGACGCAATTTAACTTTACCTGATAGCTGCAAGCCTGTGTGGCAGTTATGGCAATCATAGGAGCTTTTTGTGAGCCAATTTTTCTATGTTCATCCAGATAACCCGCAAGGGCGATTAATGAAGCAAGCTGCCGCCATGATTAAGGAAGGGGCGGTTGTTGTCTATCCTACTGATTCTGGCTACGCGCTAGGTTGTCATATTGGTGACAAAAAAGCGTTAGAGCGGATCTGCCAAATAAGAAATATCGATACCGATCATGATTTTGCCTTGGTGTGTCGTGATTTATCTGAATTGTCTGATTACGCTAAAGTCGATAATACCGCATTTAGATTAATGAAAAATAACACCCCAGGGGCGTACACCTTTATATTTAAAGCGACCAAAGAAGTACCGCGCCGACTAATGAACCCCAAGAAGAAAACCATTGGTATTCGCATTCCAAACAATGAAATTGCTCAGGCATTATTAGAAGAGTTAGGCGAGCCATTAATGTCGACGACATTGATTATGC
This window of the Thalassotalea atypica genome carries:
- a CDS encoding L-threonylcarbamoyladenylate synthase — its product is MSQFFYVHPDNPQGRLMKQAAAMIKEGAVVVYPTDSGYALGCHIGDKKALERICQIRNIDTDHDFALVCRDLSELSDYAKVDNTAFRLMKNNTPGAYTFIFKATKEVPRRLMNPKKKTIGIRIPNNEIAQALLEELGEPLMSTTLIMPNEDMAEYDPEHIRDILEKRVDLILNGGYLGEHPTTVIDFSEGEVDILRVGEGDAEPFR
- the aroF gene encoding 3-deoxy-7-phosphoheptulonate synthase; this translates as MIIVLKPNASESDANEILDKIASLGLKPLYMPGVERTVLGALGDERVLRQLHLDSYPMVDQIKPVLSPYKLVSRELQAHDSTISIGGVKVGGGNFTVIAGPCSVESQEQLFSVAEMIKSHQVPLLRGGAYKPRTSPYSFQGLGEEGLKLLKAAKTQYQLPVVSEIIDPSDADLMSTYVDCFQIGARNMQNYRLLEAVGKQNKPVLLKRGMSATIEELLLAAEYIVDAGNPNVILCERGIRTFETATRNTLDLNAVAYLKEKTHLPVLVDPSHGTGVKSLINPLSRAAAAVGADGIIVEAHLNPKEALSDGHQALTADDFAQLMADIKPFITAAGKSL
- the rnm gene encoding RNase RNM, which produces MSTAVSDNINQKQTNKRFDLHSHTNLSDGKLSPKELIDRAENFQLDVLAITDHDTTAALDIANRYISETNKKIELVNGIEFSTSWRNFEIHIVGLNIDPDNESLQSLISNQQNAREQRAIAMGEKLAKCGFDNMLEKAKLLAGEGSITRAHFAQVLLNEGAVPKMQAAFDKYIGKGKRAFVKPTWCDISNAVDAIHQAGGVAVMAHPMRYDMTAKWLKRLLSDFKAAGGDGMEIVLPQMNPEQRRLMLSYCLEYELYASLGSDFHYPSKWSDLGRNLTLPDSCKPVWQLWQS
- a CDS encoding anthranilate synthase component 1: MKTNINTEIGSVNTLFGSANYQKDPLAVYQRLCGDKNNSVLLESAEIDKKHQLKSLLLTDAAVKIVCCGNQVKMSALTLNGQAALAFAKTKLQDEAHIEATDLSLVATFSAVDSNLDENARLKATNVFEALRCFEAMSNEDHHPFAIFLGGAFAFDLMSVAETLPEVEDGDNTCPDFVFYLAETLVIIDHEKRASEIIGNVFSGPNQQKCYFEISRRLSNIKETLTTGISDSDNEVLINAPVKSTGDDKLINNVSVDISDQQFCAIVDDLKEHIRAGNIFQVVPSRTFSLACPDSVMAYKVLKQTNPSPYMFYLKDDDFVMFGASPESALKYQHSNRQVELYPIAGTRPRGFDSSGKLSLDLDSRIELELRQDQKELAEHTMLVDLARNDIARVSSPGTRHVAELLKVDRYSHVMHLVSRVCGELKPDLDALHAYQACMNMGTLSGAPKVKATQLIRQCEGKRRGSYGGAVGYITGNGDMDTCIVIRSAFVKHSIAHVQAGAGVVYDSNPQAEANETRQKAQAVLSAVQKANTLLGGNE